The Merismopedia glauca CCAP 1448/3 genome window below encodes:
- the ctaD gene encoding cytochrome c oxidase subunit I, producing the protein MTQAQLQPSGEHLSHHPHSEERRWQDYFTFSTDHKVIGIQYLVTGFLFYLVGGALATAIRTELATPAPDFVDPRLYNSLFTLHGTIMIFLWIVPAGAGFANYLLPLMIGARDMAFPRLNAVAFWIIPPTGILLISSFFFDPAQAGWTSYPPLSVTASQVGEAIWIMSVLLLGTSSILGGINFLVTLWKMRVPSMRLNQMPLFCWAMLSTSLLAVIATPVLAGALILLAFDLLIGTTFFNPTGGGDPVVYQHLFWFYSHPAVYIMVLPFFGVMSEVIPVHSRKPIFGYAAIAYSSLAISFLGLIVWAHHMFTSGTPGWLRMFFMITTMIIAVPTGIKIFGWLATMWGGKIRLNSPMLFAMGFISTFVVGGLSGVMLASVPFDIHVHDTYFVVAHLHYVLFGGSMFGIYTAIYHWFPKMTGRMINEPWGIVHFILTYFGFNLTFLPMHVLGLQGMPRRVAMYDPQFANINFICTIGSYILAVSTIPFLINAVWSWTRGTKAEDNPWQALGFEWLTSSPPSIENFEVLPVLTVGVYDYGMSDLSEVESRSSVEVKYPVGPDNEPVSATSDSQSK; encoded by the coding sequence ATGACACAAGCACAGTTGCAACCAAGTGGTGAACATTTGTCACATCACCCTCATAGTGAGGAAAGAAGGTGGCAAGATTATTTCACCTTCAGCACCGATCACAAGGTCATTGGGATTCAATATCTAGTGACTGGCTTCCTGTTTTATCTAGTTGGGGGAGCCTTAGCTACAGCGATTCGGACTGAATTAGCTACCCCTGCTCCAGATTTTGTCGATCCTCGCCTCTACAACAGCTTATTTACCCTTCACGGCACGATCATGATCTTTTTATGGATTGTGCCTGCTGGTGCTGGATTTGCTAATTATCTGCTGCCGTTGATGATTGGGGCGCGGGATATGGCTTTCCCTCGGCTCAATGCTGTAGCCTTTTGGATCATTCCCCCCACAGGCATCTTACTTATCTCTAGCTTCTTCTTCGATCCGGCTCAAGCTGGCTGGACTTCCTACCCACCTTTGAGCGTTACTGCCAGTCAGGTAGGTGAAGCTATCTGGATTATGAGCGTTTTGCTTTTAGGAACTTCCTCAATTTTGGGCGGGATTAACTTCCTAGTCACCCTTTGGAAGATGCGGGTTCCTAGTATGAGGCTCAATCAGATGCCTTTATTTTGCTGGGCGATGCTATCTACTTCTTTACTCGCCGTGATTGCGACTCCAGTCCTAGCCGGAGCCTTGATTTTACTGGCTTTTGACTTGCTAATCGGCACAACGTTCTTTAATCCTACTGGTGGCGGAGATCCAGTTGTCTACCAGCATTTATTCTGGTTTTATTCCCACCCAGCTGTTTACATTATGGTTTTGCCCTTTTTTGGGGTAATGTCAGAAGTAATTCCGGTGCATTCTCGCAAACCAATCTTTGGTTATGCAGCGATCGCCTACTCTAGTTTAGCTATCAGCTTTCTGGGTTTGATTGTCTGGGCGCACCATATGTTTACCAGTGGTACTCCTGGCTGGTTGCGGATGTTTTTCATGATTACCACCATGATCATCGCCGTACCCACGGGGATCAAGATTTTTGGCTGGTTAGCTACCATGTGGGGCGGAAAAATTCGCCTCAATAGCCCCATGCTTTTTGCGATGGGCTTTATTTCGACTTTCGTAGTCGGGGGACTCAGTGGCGTAATGCTAGCTTCAGTTCCCTTTGATATCCACGTCCACGATACCTATTTCGTAGTCGCTCACCTGCACTACGTGTTATTTGGTGGAAGTATGTTTGGGATTTACACCGCCATCTATCACTGGTTTCCTAAAATGACGGGGAGAATGATTAATGAACCTTGGGGAATTGTCCATTTTATCCTCACTTATTTCGGTTTTAACCTGACCTTCCTGCCGATGCACGTTTTGGGCTTGCAAGGGATGCCCAGACGGGTAGCGATGTACGATCCCCAGTTCGCCAATATCAACTTTATTTGTACCATTGGTAGCTACATCCTGGCAGTTTCAACCATACCTTTCCTGATCAATGCCGTTTGGAGTTGGACAAGGGGTACTAAGGCAGAAGATAACCCTTGGCAGGCTTTAGGTTTTGAATGGTTGACTAGTTCGCCACCATCAATTGAGAATTTCGAGGTCTTACCTGTATTAACTGTAGGGGTTTATGACTATGGAATGAGTGACTTATCCGAGGTTGAAAGTCGTTCTTCAGTAGAAGTCAAATATCCTGTAGGACCAGATAACGAACCTGTCAGTGCTACCTCTGATTCACAGTCAAAATAG
- a CDS encoding cytochrome c oxidase subunit II encodes MNIPSTISTLLIGIVLTLLSLWYGQNHGLMPIAASDEANQVDDLFDTMMIIATGLFLIVQGTLIFCAFYFRKRKGDNTDGPGLHGNVPLEILWTAIPAAIVVWISIYSFEIYNTLGGVDPMTAGDMHAMHSPKSHRGAAIAAPLETMPSDSRQIALGVGASPLNQGKSAELEVNVTGLQYAWIFNYPDSGITTGELHLPVGQEIQVNLSANDVIHAFWVPQLRLKQDAIPGRTAQLRFTLNRVGEYPLRCAELCGSYHGSMITKLIAHTPEDYQNWVQSQQIASQPNNSKALALNPTNLSDSQFLAPYAQEMGIDTQLVSEMHHSHH; translated from the coding sequence GTGAATATTCCAAGTACTATTTCTACTTTATTGATCGGCATCGTGCTGACCTTATTGAGTCTGTGGTACGGTCAAAACCACGGTCTCATGCCGATCGCCGCCTCTGACGAAGCTAATCAGGTTGACGATCTATTCGACACCATGATGATCATAGCTACAGGTCTATTTTTGATTGTTCAAGGGACGTTAATCTTTTGCGCTTTTTACTTCCGCAAACGCAAAGGAGACAATACCGATGGTCCAGGATTGCACGGGAATGTCCCCTTAGAAATTCTCTGGACAGCTATTCCCGCCGCGATTGTGGTTTGGATCTCAATTTATAGCTTTGAGATTTACAACACCCTAGGAGGAGTCGATCCCATGACAGCAGGAGATATGCACGCGATGCACTCTCCTAAATCACACCGAGGTGCAGCGATCGCTGCGCCTTTAGAGACGATGCCATCTGATTCTCGCCAAATTGCTCTAGGAGTTGGCGCTTCTCCCCTCAATCAGGGTAAATCTGCGGAATTAGAGGTAAATGTCACAGGTTTGCAATACGCTTGGATTTTTAACTACCCTGATAGCGGTATTACCACTGGGGAATTACACTTGCCAGTTGGTCAAGAAATCCAAGTTAATTTGTCAGCTAACGACGTTATACACGCTTTTTGGGTGCCCCAATTGCGTCTCAAACAAGATGCGATCCCCGGACGTACTGCTCAGTTGCGCTTTACCCTCAATCGAGTGGGAGAATATCCCTTACGCTGTGCCGAACTATGTGGTTCTTACCACGGTTCGATGATTACTAAGTTAATTGCTCACACACCAGAAGATTACCAAAACTGGGTGCAAAGTCAGCAAATCGCCAGCCAACCCAATAACTCCAAAGCACTTGCCCTCAACCCAACTAACCTCTCAGATAGCCAATTTCTAGCACCTTACGCGCAAGAAATGGGTATAGACACTCAATTAGTCAGCGAAATGCACCACTCTCATCATTAA
- a CDS encoding COX15/CtaA family protein translates to MTNFVWREQITVNSPSWVERIRSLVWKCAIATLLLMMVGSATRVMDAGLACPDWPLCYGQLVPHQQMNFQVFLEWFHRLDAALIGLSTLILTGVSWWQRRALPTWLPWASSFALLAIVFQGVLGGLTVTELLRFDIVTAHLATAMLFFATLVVMGTMLSPYQGTGAGYPLAWVSGTAATLVYLQSLLGGLVASRWAVHQCLGISQLCAVMNSHMAAVVPTTLVTASLIWLAWRTPALHFGLRQLTKAIATLLILQIALGVATFWFRLQVEPLTVAHHTIGVTLLGTLVAFTVLAIKDRQAVTV, encoded by the coding sequence ATGACTAACTTTGTCTGGAGAGAGCAAATTACTGTTAATTCTCCTTCATGGGTAGAGAGAATCCGCAGTTTGGTTTGGAAATGTGCGATCGCTACCCTATTACTTATGATGGTTGGCAGCGCTACCAGAGTGATGGACGCAGGTTTAGCTTGCCCTGACTGGCCCTTGTGTTATGGTCAGTTAGTTCCCCATCAACAAATGAATTTTCAAGTCTTCCTGGAGTGGTTTCATCGCTTAGATGCAGCTTTAATTGGATTGAGTACCTTAATTTTGACCGGAGTTTCTTGGTGGCAAAGACGCGCACTACCGACTTGGTTACCTTGGGCGAGTAGTTTTGCTTTGTTAGCAATAGTTTTTCAAGGGGTATTAGGCGGATTAACTGTAACTGAGTTACTCCGGTTTGATATTGTTACGGCTCACCTGGCTACTGCCATGTTATTTTTTGCTACCTTGGTAGTCATGGGAACGATGCTATCTCCCTACCAAGGAACAGGGGCGGGTTATCCTTTAGCTTGGGTTAGTGGTACGGCAGCCACGTTAGTCTATTTGCAAAGCTTGCTGGGGGGATTAGTGGCTTCTCGTTGGGCTGTGCATCAATGCTTGGGGATCTCTCAGTTGTGTGCTGTGATGAACAGTCATATGGCGGCTGTAGTCCCCACTACTTTGGTGACGGCTAGTTTAATCTGGTTGGCTTGGCGGACTCCTGCTTTACATTTTGGTTTGCGCCAATTGACTAAGGCGATCGCCACTCTGTTAATATTACAAATTGCTTTGGGAGTAGCTACTTTTTGGTTCCGTCTCCAAGTAGAACCCCTAACGGTAGCTCATCATACAATCGGCGTGACTCTTTTGGGTACATTAGTGGCATTTACGGTTTTAGCCATCAAGGATCGTCAAGCAGTGACTGTTTAG
- a CDS encoding heme o synthase, whose translation MIEANLSQTHQRLGEIIYSYYQLTKPRIIPLLLVTTAAGMWMAGEGKVDPFLLLITLLGGTLAAASAQALNCIYDRDIDYTMERTRHRPIPSGKIQPRDAALFAIALGTLSFILLSAFVNLLSALLAMAGIVFYMAIYTHLLKRHTTQNIVIGGAAGAIPALVGWAAVRNDLTWAPWLLFALVFLWTPPHFWALALMIKDDYAQVGVPMLPVVAGEEATTGQIWVYSLILVPSSLLLVYPLHASGLLYGLVAAILGFIFLKKAWLLKQVPTDKDLARSLFKFSILYMMLLCAGIVVDSLPITHYLVGTLPNI comes from the coding sequence ATGATTGAGGCAAATCTCTCTCAAACCCATCAAAGACTTGGGGAAATTATTTATAGCTATTACCAACTCACCAAACCGAGAATTATTCCGTTATTGCTAGTCACAACAGCAGCAGGAATGTGGATGGCGGGTGAAGGAAAAGTCGATCCATTTTTGCTATTAATAACTTTACTCGGTGGGACTTTAGCTGCGGCTTCCGCCCAAGCACTCAATTGTATCTACGATCGCGATATCGATTATACGATGGAAAGGACTCGTCATCGTCCCATACCCTCCGGCAAAATTCAACCTAGAGACGCGGCATTGTTTGCGATCGCTCTAGGAACCCTTTCTTTTATCTTGTTATCGGCGTTTGTCAACCTTTTATCGGCTTTACTGGCAATGGCAGGGATTGTGTTTTACATGGCAATTTACACCCATTTGCTTAAACGCCATACCACCCAAAATATCGTCATTGGTGGAGCCGCAGGAGCGATTCCAGCCCTGGTTGGCTGGGCGGCGGTGCGAAATGACCTAACGTGGGCACCTTGGCTGTTATTTGCCTTAGTTTTCTTGTGGACACCTCCTCATTTTTGGGCATTAGCTTTGATGATCAAAGATGACTATGCTCAAGTCGGCGTACCGATGTTACCTGTTGTGGCTGGAGAAGAGGCTACAACGGGACAAATCTGGGTTTATAGCTTAATTTTGGTGCCATCTAGCTTACTTTTGGTTTATCCACTCCACGCTTCTGGACTTCTTTACGGATTGGTTGCGGCGATCTTGGGATTCATTTTCTTAAAAAAAGCCTGGTTGTTGAAGCAAGTACCTACTGACAAAGACTTAGCGCGATCGCTCTTCAAGTTCTCAATCCTTTATATGATGCTACTTTGTGCCGGAATCGTGGTTGACAGTCTTCCCATAACTCATTATCTAGTTGGGACTTTGCCTAATATATAA